A portion of the Sabethes cyaneus chromosome 3, idSabCyanKW18_F2, whole genome shotgun sequence genome contains these proteins:
- the LOC128739318 gene encoding uncharacterized protein LOC128739318: MSGLERQLSAISGGLLLTFCGGIQIGWSVLHPNMASSGWAVGINVHEYRFAIVSFFTGIGAMLGILGQIKDFLSNRVWLIMSAHFLLINGIFFTAMPTNYTATVATRIIAGFGHGIAHVIMTIYIGEIASKQFRAKFIALLTASIIAGITVFSLISLATTSAAEPAMQTNRALGIIIMPLTCTASVLVYFLMVESPIDLLSRGEPEAAAKNLAILRDESTQAKPTAEEEFDDMKLLADSPKKGLMARMFFNEGNMKAFWFCLTLKLANLLIFNYSMNKAKIIYMSVAIDSTPTSHNWAPPILMLSKLTAAIVAIFCIDILPRRVQYTISATVTGALLVTFGIVLATQDHLEPWIAPFLYLTAAVFTTLGMLPISEVLLSEAFPPIKKAMSVVGVLICEYVGHIVVFIIHFNVPSSTEGVYIETIVMGSVMLLKSSLAFFKIPDTRNTTPREALQLLSKSKH; this comes from the exons ATGTCTGGCTTGGAGCGGCAGTTGAGCGCAATTTCGGGTG GTTTGCTGCTGACATTCTGTGGAGGAATACAGATAGGATGGAGCGTACTGCATCCGAACATGGCCTCGAGCGGGTGGGCTGTCGGTATCAATGTGCATGAGTATAGATTTGCCATAGTGTCGTTTTTCACCGGGATAGGCGCTATGCTGGGAATTCTGGGACAAATAAAAGATTTTCTCTCAAATCGTGTCTGGTTG ATAATGTCCGCACATTTTCTGCTAATAAATGGAATATTTTTCACGGCAATGCCGACAAATTACACGGCCACCGTTGCGACGCGGATTATTGCAG GATTCGGGCACGGAATCGCCCACGTTATTATGACTATCTACATCGGAGAAATAGCTTCCAAACAGTTTCGTGCTAAATTCATTGCATTACTGACTGCATCTATTATTGCAGGGATTACCG TTTTTTCGTTGATTTCGTTAGCCACAACAAGTGCTGCCGAACCAGCCATGCAAACCAATCGAGCCCTAGGTATAATTATTATGCCGTTAACTTGCACTGCATCCGTTCTGGTATACTTCCTAATGGTGGAGTCGCCCATTGATCTACTCTCCAGAGGAGAGCCTGAAGCTGCTGCTAAAAATCTAGCAATTCTGCGTGACGAATCAACGCAAGCAAAGCCTACTGCAGAAGAAGAGTTTGACGACATGAAATTACTGGCTGATTCCCCTAAAAAAGGCTTAATGGCGAGGATGTTTTTCAACGAGGGAAATATGAAAGCGTTTTGGTTTTGTCTAACACTGAAACTAGCTAACCTTCTTATTTTCAACTACTCGATGAATAAGGCGAAGATAATCTACATGTCTGTAGCAATCGATTCAACACCTACGAGCCATAATTGGGCTCCGCCCATATTGATGCTCAGCAAGCTTACTGCTGCCATTGTTGCAATTTTTTGCATAGACATTTTGCCACGACGGGTCCAGTATACAATTTCAGCCACGGTCACAGGTGCATTGCTGGTAACTTTCGGAAttgttttggcaacacaagaccACCTGGAACCCTGGATAGCGCCATTTCTGTACCTTACGGCGGCCGTCTTCACCACTCTGGGCATGTTACCGATATCGGAAGTTCTACTATCGGAAGCATTTCCTCCGATCAAGAAGGCTATGTCGGTTGTAGGGGTGCTCATATGTGAATATGTTGGACACATTGTTGTATTTATCATCCACTTCAATGTGCCAAGCAGTACCGAAGGTGTGTACATAGAGACAATTGTGATGGGTAGTGTAATGCTACTGAAAAGTTCGCTTGCTTTTTTCAAAATTCCCGACACCAGAAACACGACACCTCGTGAGGCTTTGCAGCTGCTGTCGAAATCCAAACATTAG